In Passer domesticus isolate bPasDom1 chromosome 9, bPasDom1.hap1, whole genome shotgun sequence, a genomic segment contains:
- the LOC135307257 gene encoding uncharacterized protein LOC135307257 isoform X2 produces MNQDAGDSKSLEAAKLLDKMLSDLERRREMKRKAVLKAEFSRGSSGSLAASAAGREAMPGTGPGGEGAGIGSPAAGMEDGLEPLGASAGRTFQAPGLVAEHKPSSHRRGPLRGRKKTTKQSESLEESNQADQILTGLERQRDMDQKALRKAALPGGNDGSVPATDAQREEMPDSATEDVINETGIYAPDPVRLPRIVCPQDVRRTCMIGTVVTVITVPLVLIGCYFGIRKLYEHRGAFSRYLI; encoded by the exons ATGAACCAAGACgcaggagacagcaagtcgctggaggcagccaaacttctggacaagatgctgagtgacctTGAGAGACgtcgtg agatgaaacgaaaggctgtgctgaaggctgagttttccagaggaagcagtggctcattggcagcctctgctgcaggaagggaggcgatgccaggcacaggcccaggag gtgagggtgctgggataggttctccagcagctgggatggaagaTGGTTTGGAACCCTTGGGAGCCTCTGCAG ggaggacttttcaagcTCCAGGTCTGGTTGCTGaacacaagcccagctcccatcgcaggg gtcctttgagagggaggaaaaaaactacAAAACAGAGTGagtccctggaggaatccaacCAAGCAGACCAAATCTTGACTGGACtggagagacaacgtg ataTGGACCAAAAAGCTTTACGGAAGGCAGCACTTCCTGGAGGAAACGAtggctcagtgccagccaccGATGCACAAAGGGAGGAGATGCCAGACAGTGCCACAGAAG acgttatcaatgaaacaggaatatatgccccggatccagtgcgcctcccaagaattgtctgcccccaggatgtgcgcaggacctgcatgataggcacggtggtgacagtgatcactgtgccacttgtgctgataggctgctatTTTGGCATTCGCAAGCTGTACGAGCACAGAgg tgctttttcccgttatttgatatag
- the LOC135307257 gene encoding uncharacterized protein LOC135307257 isoform X1 gives MNQDAGDSKSLEAAKLLDKMLSDLERRREMKRKAVLKAEFSRGSSGSLAASAAGREAMPGTGPGGEGAGIGSPAAGMEDGLEPLGASAGVSAGRTFQAPGLVAEHKPSSHRRGPLRGRKKTTKQSESLEESNQADQILTGLERQRDMDQKALRKAALPGGNDGSVPATDAQREEMPDSATEDVINETGIYAPDPVRLPRIVCPQDVRRTCMIGTVVTVITVPLVLIGCYFGIRKLYEHRGAFSRYLI, from the exons ATGAACCAAGACgcaggagacagcaagtcgctggaggcagccaaacttctggacaagatgctgagtgacctTGAGAGACgtcgtg agatgaaacgaaaggctgtgctgaaggctgagttttccagaggaagcagtggctcattggcagcctctgctgcaggaagggaggcgatgccaggcacaggcccaggag gtgagggtgctgggataggttctccagcagctgggatggaagaTGGTTTGGAACCCTTGGGAGCCTCTGCAG gtgtgtctgcagggaggacttttcaagcTCCAGGTCTGGTTGCTGaacacaagcccagctcccatcgcaggg gtcctttgagagggaggaaaaaaactacAAAACAGAGTGagtccctggaggaatccaacCAAGCAGACCAAATCTTGACTGGACtggagagacaacgtg ataTGGACCAAAAAGCTTTACGGAAGGCAGCACTTCCTGGAGGAAACGAtggctcagtgccagccaccGATGCACAAAGGGAGGAGATGCCAGACAGTGCCACAGAAG acgttatcaatgaaacaggaatatatgccccggatccagtgcgcctcccaagaattgtctgcccccaggatgtgcgcaggacctgcatgataggcacggtggtgacagtgatcactgtgccacttgtgctgataggctgctatTTTGGCATTCGCAAGCTGTACGAGCACAGAgg tgctttttcccgttatttgatatag
- the LOC135307257 gene encoding uncharacterized protein LOC135307257 isoform X3 translates to MKRKAVLKAEFSRGSSGSLAASAAGREAMPGTGPGGEGAGIGSPAAGMEDGLEPLGASAGVSAGRTFQAPGLVAEHKPSSHRRGPLRGRKKTTKQSESLEESNQADQILTGLERQRDMDQKALRKAALPGGNDGSVPATDAQREEMPDSATEDVINETGIYAPDPVRLPRIVCPQDVRRTCMIGTVVTVITVPLVLIGCYFGIRKLYEHRGAFSRYLI, encoded by the exons atgaaacgaaaggctgtgctgaaggctgagttttccagaggaagcagtggctcattggcagcctctgctgcaggaagggaggcgatgccaggcacaggcccaggag gtgagggtgctgggataggttctccagcagctgggatggaagaTGGTTTGGAACCCTTGGGAGCCTCTGCAG gtgtgtctgcagggaggacttttcaagcTCCAGGTCTGGTTGCTGaacacaagcccagctcccatcgcaggg gtcctttgagagggaggaaaaaaactacAAAACAGAGTGagtccctggaggaatccaacCAAGCAGACCAAATCTTGACTGGACtggagagacaacgtg ataTGGACCAAAAAGCTTTACGGAAGGCAGCACTTCCTGGAGGAAACGAtggctcagtgccagccaccGATGCACAAAGGGAGGAGATGCCAGACAGTGCCACAGAAG acgttatcaatgaaacaggaatatatgccccggatccagtgcgcctcccaagaattgtctgcccccaggatgtgcgcaggacctgcatgataggcacggtggtgacagtgatcactgtgccacttgtgctgataggctgctatTTTGGCATTCGCAAGCTGTACGAGCACAGAgg tgctttttcccgttatttgatatag